In Candidatus Poribacteria bacterium, the DNA window NNNNNNNNNNTCCGAACGATATTCATAGCGGTGTCAAAGTTTTCCCCACCGCCTACGGTTTCAACCACTGCATCAAAACCGATGCCGTTCGTGACATCCTTGACGTATTCTCGGACATCGGTGTCGCTGACGTTTACGATATGATCTGCGCCGAGTGCTTTTGCCAGTTCTGCCTGCTGC includes these proteins:
- a CDS encoding zinc-binding dehydrogenase, translating into VEPLAVSHRAIARTGANSRDTVAIIGGGTIGQFALADAVAAGVKETLITVKYEQQAELAKALGADHIVNVSDTDVREYVKDVTNGIGFDAVVETVGGGENFDTAMNIVR